The Setaria italica strain Yugu1 chromosome IX, Setaria_italica_v2.0, whole genome shotgun sequence genome has a window encoding:
- the LOC101785510 gene encoding probable galacturonosyltransferase 14 — translation MQLRISPSMRSITISSSNGVVDSMKVRVAPQPPPPPPPPLGPGRRGGGGGWGAGWYWRAVAFPAVVALGCLLPFAFILAAVPALEAGGSKCSSIDCLGRRIGPSFLGRQGGDSTRLVQDLYRIFDQVNNEEFPSNEKLPESFRDFLLEMKDNHYDARTFAVRLKATMESMDKEVKRSRLAEQLYKHYAATAIPKGIHCLSLRLTDEYSSNAHARKQLPPPELLPLLSDNSFQHYILASDNILAASVVVSSTVRSSSVPEKVVFHVITDKKTYPGMHSWFALNSISPAIVEVKGVHQFDWLTRENVPVLEAIENHRGVRNHYHGDHGTVSSASDNPRVLASKLQARSPKYISLLNHLRIYLPELFPNLNKVVFLDDDIVVQRDLSPLWEINLEGKVNGAVETCRGEDNWVMSKRFRTYFNFSHPVISRSLDPDECAWAYGMNIFDLAAWRKTNIRDTYHFWLKENLKSGLTLWKFGTLPPALIAFRGHVHGIDPSWHLLGLGYQEKTDIESVRRAAVIHYNGQCKPWLDIAFKNLQPFWAKHVNYSNDFVRNCHILEPQYAKE, via the exons aTGCAGCTGCGGATCTCGCCGAGCATGCGCAGCATCACCATCTCCAGCAGCAATGGCGTCGTCGACTCCATGAAGGTGCGCGTCGCGCCgcagccgcccccgccgccgccgccgccgctcgggccGGGCCGccgcggagggggagggggctggGGCGCCGGCTGGTACTGGCGCGCGGTCGCGTTCCCGGCCGTCGTGGCGCTCGGCTGCCTCCTGCCCTTCGCCTtcatcctcgccgccgtccccgcgctCGAGGCCGGCGGAAGCAAGTGCTCCTCCATCG ATTGCTTGGGGAGGCGAATAGGGCCTAGTTTCCTGGGTAGGCAGGGGGGTGATTCTACA AGGCTGGTGCAAGATCTGTACAGAATTTTTGATCAAGTTAACAATGAGGAATTCCCTTCCAATGAAAAGTTACCAGAATCATTCAGGGATTTTCTTTTGGAGATGAAGGATAACCATTATGATGCTAGGACATTTGCTGTTAGGTTGAAAGCTACG ATGGAAAGCATGGATAAGGAGGTAAAGAGGTCAAGGTTGGCAGAACAGCTGTATAAACATTATGCTGCAACTGCTATTCCCAAAGGAATCCATTGCTTGTCTCTGCGCCTTACTGATGAATACTCCTCAAATGCTCATGCACGGAAACAGTTGCCACCACCGGAACTGTTACCTTTGCTCTCTGATAATTCCTTCCAGCATTATATTCTAGCCAGTGATAACATTCTTGCTGCTTCAGTTGTTGTCAGCTCAACTGTACGATCCTCCTCAGTGCCTGAGAAAGTAGTCTTTCATGTTATTACTGATAAGAAAACATATCCCGGGATGCATTCATGGTTTGCTCTTAATTCTATATCACCCGCAATAGTTGAAGTAAAAGGTGTTCACCAGTTTGATTGGTTGACAAGAGAAAATGTCCCGGTACTAGAGGCTATAGAAAATCATCGCGGAGTCAGAAATCACTATCATGGAGATCATGGAACAGTTTCCAGTGCAAGTGACAATCCTAGGGTGCTCGCTTCAAAGCTGCAGGCTCGAAGCCCCAAATACATATCCCTGCTGAACCATCTCCGCATTTATTTGCCTGAG CTCTTTCCAAACCTCAACAAGGTGGTCTTCCTTGATGATGACATTGTCGTTCAGCGTGACTTGTCTCCCCTTTGGGAGATCAATCTCGAAGGGAAGGTAAATGGAGCCGTGGAAACTTGCAGAGGTGAAGACAACTGGGTGATGTCTAAGCGTTTCAGGACATATTTCAACTTCTCTCACCCTGTGATATCTCGAAGTCTTGACCCAGATGAATGTGCTTGGGCATATGGGATGAATATCTTTGATCTAGCAGCTTGGAGGAAGACAAATATCAGGGATACATATCATTTCTGGTTGAAGGAG AATCTAAAATCTGGTCTTACTCTCTGGAAATTTGGTACTTTACCACCTGCGCTTATAGCGTTCAGGGGTCATGTGCATGGAATAGATCCATCTTGGCACCTGCTTGGCTTAGGATACCAAGAAAAGACAGATATTGAGAGTGTCAGGAGGGCTGCAGTGATCCATTATAATGGCCAGTGCAAGCCATGGCTAGATATTGCTTTTAAGAACCTACAACCATTCTGGGCAAAGCATGTAAATTACTCCAACGACTTTGTTAGAAACTGCCATATTTTGGAGCCCCAGTATGCCAAAGAGTGA
- the LOC101785107 gene encoding probable leucine-rich repeat receptor-like protein kinase At1g35710, with product MAAARALSLLVVLLLLAGAARGKTVKRDVKALNEIKSSLGWRVVYSWVGDDPCGHGSLPPWSGVTCSQQGDYRVVTELEVYAVSIVGPFPTAVTNLLDLRRLDLHNNKLTGPIPPQIGRLKHLRILNLRWNKLQDVLPPEIGELKKLTHLYLSFNNFKGEIPVELANLPELRYLYLHENRFTGRIPPELGTLKNLRHLDVGNNHLTGTLRDLISNGNGFPSLRNLYLNNNELTGVLPDQIANLTNLEILHLSNNKMIGSISPKLVQIPRLIYLYLDNNNFIGRIPEGLYKHPFLKELYIEGNHFRPGTRSKGTHKVLELPDADILV from the exons atggccgccgcccgcgccttatccctcctcgtcgtcctcctcctcctggccggcgcggcgcggggcaaGACGGTGAAGAGAGACG TGAAAGCATTGAATGAGATCAAATCTTCACTAGGCTGGAGAGTCGTATACTCATGGGTTGGTGATGACCCATGCGGGCATGGTTCTCTACCCCCCTGGTCTGGTGTGACATGCTCTCAGCAAGGGGATTACAGAGTTGTGACGGAACT GGAAGTCTATGCTGTATCAATAGTTGGTCCTTTCCCAACAGCAGTAACTAACCTGCTGGATCTGAGAAGATT GGATCTCCACAATAACAAGTTGACGGGGCCAATTCCTCCGCAGATTGGAAGGTTGAAACATCTGAGGATATT GAACCTGAGGTGGAATAAGCTTCAAGATGTGCTTCCTCCTGAAATTGGTGAACTGAAGAAACTGACACACTT GTACTTGAGCTTCAACAACTTTAAAGGCGAGATTCCAGTAGAGCTTGCAAACCTGCCAGAACTTCGTTACCTTTATCTTCATGAGAACCGCTTCACGGGGCGGATCCCTCCTGAACTTGGAACTCTAAAGAATCTACGACACCT TGATGTTGGCAACAACCACCTGACAGGCACTCTCAGGGATTTGATCAGCAATGGGAATGGCTTCCCCTCCTTGAGAAATCT ATACCTTAACAATAATGAATTGACTGGTGTGCTGCCAGATCAGATTGCAAATTTGACAAACCTTGAGATTTT ACACTTGTCCAATAATAAGATGATCGGATCAATATCGCCGAAGCTAGTTCAGATTCCAAGACTGATCTACTT GTACTTGGACAATAACAACTTCATTGGAAGGATACCGGAAGGATTATATAAGCATCCATTTCTGAAGGAACT GTACATTGAAGGAAACCACTTCAGACCAGGAACCAGGTCAAAAGGAACGCACAAGGTGCTGGAATTGCCTGATGCTGACATTTTAGTTTAG
- the LOC101786589 gene encoding pentatricopeptide repeat-containing protein At3g29290, which yields MATVWSGCSTSSAFGQELPPRGSRGDRCGTRFRPRSRGRISGDARQVQALSPAMVTAGACICRAAPCLLESEVGGKEDAGVAILGVDGEPHGADGHDGGKRRGLRRRPMRQPAVGEKAGVGAGSAPPATTAELDMKSEHGGSRLHFLEERNEETLSRRLIKLCQSNKVRSATELFDSMRASGLQPSAHACNSLLACFVRRSSLADAMRMFEFMKGKRMATGHTYTLILKAVASNGGYVSALEMFNEIEEEEDSKKNVDVIVYNTMISVCGRAKDWMLVERLWRRLEENSLSGTLLTYDLLVSIFVQCGQCELAIAAYQEMLQNGLDPSEDIMKAIIASCTKEGKWDFALATFSRMLSAGMTPNIILFNSTINALGKAGQDELAFRMYHLLTSSGFKPDQYTWSALLSALYKSGRCWDVLELFQGIKAKHPTLLNDHLYNIALMSCERLGQWEHGLQLLWMMEKSGLKVSVVSYNHVIGACEVASKPKVALQVYRRMINQRCLPDTFTHLSVIRACIWGSLWNEVEDILEEVDPDSSVYNTVIHGLCLRGKIGLANKVYAKMRGIGLVPDGKTRAFMLQHIATD from the exons ATGGCTACAGTTTGGAGCGGCTGCAGCACGAGCTCCGCCTTCGGCCAAGAGCTCCCCCCGCGCGGCAGTCGAGGAGATCGTTGTGGAACAAGATTCCGTCCGCGAAGCAGAGGCCGGATCAGTGGTGACGCCCGCCAGGTACAAGCTCTAAGCCCCGCCATGGTTACGGCGGGAGCGTGCATTTGTAGGGCGGCTCCATGCTTACTTGAGTCGGAGGTCGGCGGCAAAGAGGACGCTGGCGTAGCGATTTTGGGCGTCGATGGTGAACCACACGGTGCTGATGGCCATGATGGCGGCAAGAGGCGCGGGCTGCGTCGGCGTCCGATGAGACAGCCGGCTGTTGGGGAGAAGGCCGGAGTGGGCGCAGGAAGTgctccgccggcgacgacggcggagctGGACATGAAATCTGAGCATGGTGGGTCGAGGCTGCACTTCTTGGAGGAGAGGAATGAGGAGACGCTGTCGAGAAGGTTAATAAAGCTCTGCCAATCGAACAAGGTCAGGAGTGCCACTGAGCTGTTCGACTCAATGCGCGCGTCTGGGCTGCAGCCAAGCGCGCATGCCTGCAATTCCCTCTTGGCTTGCTTCGTGCGAAGAAGTTCTTTGGCGGATGCGATGAGGATGTTTGAGTTCATGAAGGGGAAACGAATGGCAACAGGGCACACATATACATTGATACTCAAGGCTGTTGCAAGCAATGGGGGTTATGTTTCTGCATTAGAAATGTTCAATGAgattgaagaggaggaagattcaaagaaaaatgttgatgtGATCGTTTATAATACAATGATATCTGTGTGTGGTAGAGCAAAAGACTGGATGCTTGTGGAGAGACTATGGAGAAGGCTGGAGGAAAATTCTTTGAGTGGAACTTTGCTGACATATGATTTGTTAGTCAGCATATTCGTGCAATGTGGACAGTGTGAGTTAGCAATTGCCGCTTATCAGGAAATGCTCCAGAATGGACTTGATCCGAGCGAAGACATAATGAAGGCTATCATTGCATCTTGCACCAAAGAGGGGAAGTGGGACTTTGCACTGGCCACGTTTAGCAGAATGCTTAGTGCTGGAATGACGCCAAATATCATTTTGTTCAATTCAACGATCAACGCACTCGGGAAGGCTGGTCAAGATGAACTTGCATTCAGGATGTACCATCTACTAACATCTTCCGGCTTTAAGCCTGATCAATATACATGGAGTGCATTGCTGTCAGCATTATATAAGTCTGGGCGATGTTGGGATGTCCTAGAGCTTTTCCAAGGAATTAAGGCCAAGCATCCGACGCTCTTAAATGATCATCTCTACAACATTGCTTTGATGTCGTGCGAAAGGCTTGGTCAATGGGAACATGGTTTGCAGTTGTTGTGGATGATGGAAAAAAGTGGACTGAAAGTATCAGTGGTATCTTACAATCACGTGATAGGTGCTTGTGAGGTTGCTAGCAAGCCAAAAGTTGCTCTTCAAGTGTACCGGCGTATGATTAACCAAAGGTGTTTGCCAGACACATTCACACATTTATCTGTTATACGAGCTTGCATCTGGGGATCTCTTTGGAATGAAGTAGAGGATATATTAGAG GAGGTGGATCCAGATTCTTCAGTCTACAACACCGTCATCCACGGGCTGTGTCTGCGAGGCAAGATCGGGCTAGCCAACAAGGTTTACGCGAAGATGCGAGGCATTGGGCTGGTGCCTGATGGCAAGACGAGGGCGTTCATGCTTCAGCACATTGCAACGGACTGA
- the LOC101785921 gene encoding heparanase-like protein 1, whose amino-acid sequence MEVRLLLLLALICLHAAPRWASAQQPEEATVIVKGSTRIAETDESYVCATIDWWPPEKCNYNQCPWGQSSILNLDLDHPFLAQAIQAFDNLRIRLGGSLQDRVVYDVGAESPCTPFRNMSNGLFGFSVGCLSMDRWDKLNDLFQKTGAIVTFGVNALYGRYNVRRSIWAGKWNSTNAYDFVKYTISKGYPVGSWEFGNELSGHGIGAKVDAKLYGKDVIEFKSILQQLYKAPLSQPLLLAPGGFFDQQWYSQLLQTSGHGVVNALTHHVYNLGGGDDVHLIRKILDPKYLDRAEDTYRDMQLTIQRHGTWTSAWVSESGGVFNNGGPLVSNTFINSIWYLDQLGMASKYNTKVFCRQTLIGGNYGLLDTQTFLPNPDYYSALLWHRLMGNGVLSIDSIAPRRLRAYAHCRRQQQGITLLLINLSNTTGYNVTLQNDINIGKRPDLEKRSSFSHRLRKAVSWLGSKASSDTKKREEYHLTPKDGDVQSKTMLLNGVQLELGDDGSVPAMNPVLAAVDSPVYLAPTSIAFIVLPEFEAKACS is encoded by the exons ATGGAGGTGaggctcctgctcctgcttgcGCTCATCTGTCTGCATGCTGCTCCTCGTTGGGCTTCGGCTCAGCAGCCGGAGGAGGCGACGGTTATAGTTAAAGGCTCGACTAGGATTGCTGAGACGGATGAGAGCTACGTCTGTGCTACAATTGACTGGTGGCCGCCGGAGAAGTGCAACTACAATCAGTGTCCATGGGGCCAGTCTTCGATTCTGAATTTG GATTTGGATCACCCATTTCTGGCTCAAGCTATTCAAG CATTTGACAATTTGAGGATTAGGTTGGGAGGCTCGTTGCAAGACAGAGTTGTTTATGATGTGGGAGCAGAAAGTCCATGCACCCCGTTCAGAAATATGTCCAATGGCTTGTTTGGTTTCTCAGTTGGTTGCCTTAGTATGGATAGGTGGGACAAACTGAATGATTTATTCCAGAAAACAGG AGCAATTGTGACATTTGGTGTGAATGCACTCTACGGGAGGTACAACGTTAGACGTTCCATCTGGGCAGGCAAATGGAACTCCACAAACGCATATGATTTTGTAAAATACACAATCTCAAAGGGATACCCAGTTGGCTCATGGGAATTCG GCAATGAGCTGAGTGGGCATGGAATCGGAGCAAAAGTTGATGCTAAACTTTACGGAAAGGATGTAATTGAATTTAAATCCATCCTTCAGCAATTGTATAAGGCACCACTGTCCCAGCCACTCCTGTTAGCCCCTGGAGGATTTTTTGATCAACAGTGGTATTCTCAGCTACTTCAGACTTCAGGCCATGGTGTTGTTAATGCCTTGACTCACCATGTATATAATCTTGGTGGAG GGGATGATGTTCATCTTATAAGGAAGATCTTGGATCCAAAGTACCTAGATCGTGCTGAAGATACTTATAGAGACATGCAACTTACCATCCAAAGGCATGGAACATGGACTTCTGCTTGGGTCAGTGAAAGTGGTGGTGTATTTAACAATGGTGGCCCGCTGGTTTCAAATACATTCATCAACAGCATCTG GTATCTAGATCAGCTTGGAATGGCATCTAAGTATAATACAAAAGTGTTCTGCCGGCAGACTCTCATCGGTGGCAACTACGGTCTGCTTGACACACAAACTTTTCTGCCAAATCCTGATTACTACAG TGCTCTATTATGGCATCGGCTAATGGGCAATGGAGTTCTTTCAATTGATAGCATTGCACCACGTAGGTTGCGTGCTTATGCTCATTGTAGAAGACAACAG CAAGGCATCACTCTTCTCTTGATCAACCTAAGCAACACTACTGGATACAACGTCACTCTCCAGAATGACATCAACATCGGTAAAAGACCCGACCTCGAGAAGCGCAGTTCTTTCTCTCACAGGCTCCGGAAAGCCGTTTCATGGCTGGGAAGTAAGGCATCAAGCGACACGAAGAAGAGGGAGGAGTATCATCTGACCCCCAAGGACGGGGATGTCCAGAGCAAGACAATGCTGCTCAACGGCGTCCAGTTGGAACTGGGAGATGATGGCAGTGTTCCAGCTATGAATCCAGTGCTTGCTGCCGTTGATTCGCCAGTGTACCTAGCACCAACATCAATCGCCTTCATAGTTTTACCCGAGTTTGAGGCTAAGGCTTGTTCTTAA